One Megamonas hypermegale genomic window carries:
- a CDS encoding universal stress protein, with protein sequence MSVNMKRILVPIDSSEIAERAMQQAIKVNRFGEAEIHILYVADINKLAINSYLSGNVLLEISKAGERILNAACDEFPESMHVVKVYRTGDPAEAIMDYAKEINTDLIIMGSRGLGLVRGVLLGSVSKYVLEHAKCPVLIVK encoded by the coding sequence ATGTCAGTTAATATGAAACGTATTTTAGTTCCTATTGATAGCTCTGAAATTGCAGAACGTGCAATGCAACAAGCTATAAAAGTCAATCGTTTTGGTGAAGCAGAAATTCACATTCTTTATGTAGCCGATATCAATAAATTAGCTATTAATTCTTATTTATCGGGTAATGTTCTGCTTGAAATCAGCAAAGCTGGTGAAAGAATATTAAACGCAGCTTGTGATGAGTTCCCAGAATCCATGCATGTGGTTAAAGTTTATCGTACGGGCGACCCAGCAGAAGCAATCATGGATTATGCAAAAGAAATCAATACAGATTTAATTATTATGGGTAGTAGAGGCTTAGGTCTTGTTCGTGGTGTATTACTTGGCAGCGTAAGTAAATATGTTTTAGAACATGCCAAATGCCCAGTATTAATTGTAAAATAA